One Pullulanibacillus sp. KACC 23026 DNA segment encodes these proteins:
- a CDS encoding homoserine dehydrogenase, giving the protein MKEIVKVGLLGLGTVGGGVYKIIRNHQEELCHRIGSGIEIKKILIKNEDKKREVDSRLLTKNSDDVLADPDIDIVIEVMGGIEESKRYILEALRQKKHVITANKDLMALYGSELHAFALENGCDLFYEASVGGGIPIIRSLVDGLASDRINKLVGIVNGTTNFILTKMTKEGADYNSVLKEAQRLGFAESDPSGDVEGLDAARKMVILSQLGFHMRFNLSDVYVEGITKIKPEDIDYAAQLGYTIKLVGIAQRDQGEVEISVQPALLPNEHPLASVNNEYNAVYIYGDAIGETMFYGPGAGQFPTATSVVSDLVAVARNMHLGINGQHTVLPHYETHLKKEETIFSKFFLRFHVKDQAGAFSQITALFAENGISLEKLIQEPIGIEGLAEVVIITHRTNRASYTRLISQLNDLDIVDCLEASYRVEGE; this is encoded by the coding sequence GTGAAAGAAATCGTCAAAGTAGGGCTTTTAGGACTAGGTACAGTTGGCGGCGGTGTCTACAAGATTATCCGCAATCATCAAGAAGAATTATGTCACCGAATTGGTTCAGGGATTGAGATCAAAAAAATATTAATTAAAAATGAGGATAAAAAAAGAGAGGTTGATTCCCGTCTCTTAACTAAAAATTCAGATGACGTTTTGGCAGATCCGGATATTGATATTGTAATCGAGGTTATGGGTGGGATTGAAGAATCGAAGCGATATATTTTAGAAGCTTTAAGACAAAAGAAACACGTCATTACCGCGAATAAAGATTTAATGGCTCTATACGGAAGTGAACTACATGCCTTCGCTTTAGAAAATGGGTGTGATTTATTCTATGAAGCTAGTGTTGGCGGCGGGATTCCGATTATCCGGAGTCTGGTGGACGGTCTTGCATCTGACCGAATCAATAAATTAGTAGGGATTGTAAATGGCACGACCAATTTTATCTTGACGAAGATGACCAAAGAAGGAGCAGATTACAATTCTGTGCTAAAAGAAGCGCAAAGGCTTGGTTTTGCTGAAAGCGACCCAAGTGGTGATGTCGAGGGCTTGGATGCTGCAAGAAAAATGGTTATTTTAAGTCAGCTCGGTTTTCATATGAGATTCAATCTAAGCGATGTATACGTTGAGGGCATTACAAAGATTAAGCCTGAGGATATTGATTATGCCGCACAGCTTGGTTACACCATTAAACTAGTTGGGATTGCCCAAAGAGATCAAGGAGAGGTTGAGATTAGTGTTCAGCCGGCTCTGTTGCCAAATGAGCATCCCTTGGCTTCGGTCAATAATGAATATAATGCGGTTTACATCTATGGGGATGCGATTGGTGAGACGATGTTTTATGGTCCCGGTGCCGGTCAATTCCCAACCGCCACATCCGTTGTTTCAGATCTTGTTGCGGTCGCACGAAATATGCACCTAGGGATAAATGGTCAGCACACCGTCTTACCACACTATGAAACCCATTTAAAAAAAGAGGAAACGATCTTTTCAAAATTCTTTTTAAGATTCCATGTTAAAGATCAAGCAGGTGCCTTTTCACAAATTACGGCCTTGTTTGCGGAAAATGGCATTAGTTTAGAAAAATTAATTCAAGAACCGATTGGAATAGAGGGACTAGCAGAAGTTGTGATTATTACGCATCGAACGAATCGCGCTTCCTATACAAGATTAATCAGTCAATTAAACGATTTAGACATTGTAGACTGCTTAGAGGCAAGTTATAGAGTGGAGGGAGAATAA
- the serA gene encoding phosphoglycerate dehydrogenase, giving the protein MKHKILVSDPMSESGLELILKNDAFEVDLLTDLKEEELLEIVHQYDGWIVRSGTQVTARLIQSASHLKIVGRSGVGVDNIDVEAATKAGVIVVNAPDGNTISACEHTLAMLMALSRKIPAAVQTMNEGKWNRSAFKGVELSGKILGIVGFGRIGVEVSKRAKAFNMTIMAYDPFLTEERAEKLGVQLSTLEDIYEAADFITVHTPLIKETHHLINEKAFSLMKPGVRIINCARGGIIDETALYKAILSKKVAGAALDVFESEPPTDHPLIGLDEVITTPHLGASTVEAQEKVAVTICEEFIRFFQDEPVHHAVNLPNFSSQTRKALEPFMELSVKLGQVAAQLIEGGPKTIDITYSGELAELSTDLLTRYLLMGVLKRYLGSQINLINVKHFVKENGLEYNVKRSPHAEGFTGLITLSLKAGTQSRSISGTLLNGYGSRIVKLDRYSVDLPTEGHLLIIQHHDLPGLIGQVGTLLGKQSINIGSMQVGRTSVGGEAIMVLTVDRHVDALHQAALERLEHIKQVTFVDL; this is encoded by the coding sequence ATGAAACATAAGATTCTTGTCAGTGATCCAATGAGTGAAAGTGGATTGGAATTGATTTTAAAAAATGATGCGTTTGAGGTCGATCTTTTAACGGATTTAAAAGAAGAAGAACTTCTTGAGATCGTCCATCAATACGATGGTTGGATTGTCAGAAGCGGTACACAAGTCACGGCTCGGCTTATTCAATCCGCCTCCCATTTGAAAATAGTGGGTCGATCGGGAGTTGGTGTCGATAACATAGATGTTGAAGCAGCGACTAAAGCGGGCGTTATCGTTGTAAATGCCCCTGATGGAAACACGATTTCAGCTTGTGAGCATACCCTTGCTATGCTGATGGCACTCTCACGAAAAATTCCGGCCGCTGTTCAGACGATGAATGAAGGAAAATGGAATCGTTCGGCTTTTAAAGGGGTGGAGCTATCCGGGAAAATACTTGGGATTGTCGGCTTTGGACGCATTGGTGTCGAAGTATCCAAACGTGCAAAAGCCTTTAACATGACCATTATGGCTTATGATCCTTTCTTGACAGAAGAGCGCGCCGAGAAGTTAGGTGTTCAATTATCGACTTTAGAAGACATCTATGAAGCGGCTGATTTTATTACGGTACATACGCCACTTATCAAGGAAACCCATCACTTGATTAATGAAAAAGCCTTCTCGCTTATGAAACCGGGAGTCCGCATTATAAACTGTGCACGCGGCGGTATCATTGATGAGACAGCTCTGTACAAGGCCATCCTGTCTAAGAAAGTGGCAGGTGCTGCACTGGATGTTTTTGAGTCAGAACCCCCTACCGATCATCCATTAATTGGTTTAGATGAGGTGATTACAACGCCTCATTTAGGGGCCTCTACTGTCGAAGCCCAAGAGAAGGTGGCTGTTACGATTTGTGAGGAATTTATAAGATTCTTTCAGGATGAGCCTGTCCACCATGCAGTGAATTTGCCAAACTTCTCCTCGCAAACTCGCAAAGCACTTGAACCGTTTATGGAACTGAGTGTGAAATTAGGTCAAGTTGCGGCACAGCTTATTGAAGGAGGTCCGAAAACCATTGATATCACTTATTCGGGTGAATTGGCAGAGCTTTCTACTGATCTCTTAACAAGATATCTTCTTATGGGCGTTTTGAAGCGTTACCTTGGAAGTCAAATCAACCTGATTAATGTTAAGCATTTTGTCAAGGAGAACGGTCTAGAGTACAACGTTAAACGGTCACCGCACGCAGAAGGCTTTACTGGTCTTATCACACTATCTCTTAAAGCAGGCACACAATCACGTTCAATTTCAGGGACACTTCTCAATGGCTATGGGTCTCGAATTGTAAAGCTTGATCGTTATTCGGTTGATTTACCGACAGAAGGGCATTTGCTCATCATTCAGCACCATGATTTACCGGGCTTAATTGGTCAAGTAGGGACATTACTAGGTAAACAATCGATTAACATCGGATCCATGCAAGTTGGCCGTACATCCGTTGGCGGTGAGGCGATTATGGTTTTAACGGTGGATCGGCATGTGGATGCCCTGCATCAAGCAGCTCTCGAACGGCTTGAGCATATCAAACAAGTGACGTTTGTTGACTTGTGA